A part of Gossypium hirsutum isolate 1008001.06 chromosome A07, Gossypium_hirsutum_v2.1, whole genome shotgun sequence genomic DNA contains:
- the LOC107930795 gene encoding probable receptor-like protein kinase At5g20050, with protein MEDKKANIIAATIIFGLIVLIVVARVSLRLSKAFFLIVGADIAVILAVFVCLVIRGRYHHRRKLLENKFVSEGRELRIEYSFLRKVAGVPMKFKHKELEDATDNFKALLGQGASASVFKGILTDGISVAVKRIDGEEHGEKEFRAEVAAIASVQHVNLVRLMGYCCAPSGPRYLVYEFIPNGSLDYWIFPRKERGRGGCLSWDLRYRVAIDVAKALSYLHHDCRSRILHLDVKPENILLDENYRAIVADFGLSKLIGKDESGVITTLRGTRGYLAPEWLLEHGVSEKSDIYSYGMVLFEMIGGQRNVSLIENGNDRSQRKWNFFPKIVRKKLKEGKLIEAIDQRLVEAGGGGGVDERQLKRLVYVALWCIQEKAKLRPNMAQVVEMLEGHVVIDEPPDTQMIVVDLLSMDDDDGGGGGDCDHRHYRPKITVMGSDVDCNPPTSTSSSFSMSVLSGR; from the coding sequence ATGGAGGACAAGAAGGCAAACATCATAGCTGCAACAATAATCTTCGGCCTCATCGTACTGATCGTCGTTGCTCGAGTATCATTGAGACTTTCCAAGGCATTTTTCCTCATTGTAGGGGCAGACATTGCAGTAATCCTTGCAGTATTTGTGTGTCTTGTGATTCGAGGACGTTATCATCACCGAAGGAAACTGTTGGAAAACAAGTTCGTATCGGAAGGTCGAGAGCTTCGAATCGAGTACAGTTTCCTTAGAAAAGTAGCTGGTGTTCCAATGAAGTTTAAACACAAGGAGCTTGAAGATGCAACAGATAATTTCAAGGCATTGTTAGGCCAAGGTGCGTCAGCGTCGGTATTCAAAGGCATACTAACCGATGGGATATCGGTCGCGGTGAAACGAATCGATGGTGAAGAGCACGGTGAAAAGGAGTTTAGAGCTGAAGTTGCAGCTATTGCAAGTGTACAACATGTTAACCTTGTGAGACTTATGGGGTATTGTTGTGCTCCTTCGGGACCAAGGTACCTTGTTTATGAATTTATCCCAAATGGTTCATTAGATTATTGGATTTTCCCTAGAAAAGAAAGGGGAAGGGGAGGTTGCTTGTCTTGGGATTTAAGGTATAGAGTTGCTATTGATGTGGCTAAGGCACTTTCATATCTACACCATGATTGTAGGTCAAGGATATTACACCTTGATGTTAAACCAGAAAATATATTGCTTGATGAGAATTATAGAGCAATTGTGGCTGATTTTGGTTTATCAAAGTTAATAGGAAAAGATGAAAGTGGGGTTATTACAACATTAAGAGGGACTAGAGGTTATTTAGCACCAGAATGGCTATTAGAACATGGAGTTTCAGAGAAATCTGATATTTACAGCTATGGAATGGTTCTTTTTGAAATGATCGGTGGTCAAAGAAATGTTAGTTTGATTGAAAATGGGAATGACAGATCTCAAAGGAAATGGAATTTCTTTCCTAAAATTGTGAGGAAAAAACTAAAAGAAGGGAAATTAATAGAAGCTATTGATCAAAGACTGGTTGAAGCAGGTGGCGGTGGTGGTGTTGATGAAAGGCAATTGAAAAGACTGGTGTATGTAGCTTTGTGGTGCATACAAGAGAAGGCAAAACTAAGGCCTAACATGGCACAAGTGGTTGAGATGCTTGAAGGACATGTGGTTATAGATGAACCACCTGATACACAAATGATTGTTGTTGATTTGTTATCcatggatgatgatgatggtggtggtggtggggaTTGTGATCATCGTCATTACAGGCCAAAAATCACTGTGATGGGATCTGATGTAGATTGCAATCCACCTACCTCAacttcatcttcattttcaaTGTCTGTGCTATCAGGACGGTAG